In Novosphingobium sp. RL4, the sequence GGCCGTGACGATGCCCAGCCATTGCAAAGGACTCAGGCGCTCTTCCGGCAATCCGAAGTGGAGGCCGAGTGCCGTGAAGATCGGCGCGGTATAAAGGAAGATCCCCATGTGCGAGGCATTGGTGAAGCGCAGCCCCTCCCCCATGAACAGGTATTCCAGCGCGAAGAGCGCTCCGATCGCCAGCCCCGGCTTCCAGGTGCCCCCGCGAAGAGCATGGCCGTCGCCGCGCAGACGGACCAGCGCCGCGATGAACAGCGCGGCGATCCCGGAACGCAGCGAAATCTGGAGGACCGGCGCCATGTCCGGCGCGGCCGCCTTGAGCGCGGTCTGCTGCATTCCCCAGATCGCGCAGAGCCCGACCATCAGCAATGCTGCACCACCGTCGACCGGCCTTCGCGAATGCGCTTCCATCTTTTCCATTACCGCAACTTCAGTTCGCAAGCTCGGCGGACCCGATGCGCCAGCCTCGCGCCCAACCCGAAATCGCCGATGCCGTCAACCTCCCTGCCCCCGCCGGTGCCGCGCTGCGCTGCGGCCATGGAGGTTCCGACTTCGCGCTTTCATTTTAGAATAATGATTCTAGATATGAAGCGCGAGGCCGATTCGAACGAGATCGGCGCGACGAGGGAGAAAAACGCGTGATCGATCGCCGCACCATGCTGGCCGCCGCCGCCGCGGCAACCGCAGCCAGTATCACCGCACCCGCCTTTTCACGCGGGGCACGACCGGTCGATCCGAAGTTCCCGCAGGGCTTCCTCTGGGGCACGGCCACGGCGGCGTATCAGGTGGAGGGAAACAACCTCAACAGCGACGTCTGGGCGATGGAACATGCCCGTCCCACGGTCTACACCGAACCTTCGGGAGACGCGGCCAACAGCTTCGCGCTCTGGCCGGTGGACCTCGATCTTGTGAAAGGCATGGGTCTCAATACCTACCGCTTTAGCCTTGAATGGGCCCGCATCGAACCGGCGAAGGGCGAATTCTCCATCGCCATGCTCGATCACTACAAGGCCATAATCGAAGGCTGTCATGCGCGCGGCCTCACGCCCATGGTCACCTTCAACCACTTTACCACGCCCATCTGGTTCGCGGCGCAGGGCGGTTGGTCCAACGCGGAAGCGCCCTTGCTGTTTGCCCGCTACTGCGAGCGCGCCGCGCGCCATCTTGCCGCGATCATCGGCTATGCCACGACCCTCAACGAACCGAACCTGTCGGGCCTCCTCGACGTGGTGCTGCCCGGAGACATCGGCCCGCGCCTGCTGGGGGCGGACAAGGCCATGCAGGAAGCCGCGGCACGGGAACATGCCGTCGCCCGGTTCCTGCCCGGAAACCCTCTCTACGTCGCCGATCCGCAAGTGGTGCAGGCCAACCTGATTGCCGGACACAAGGCCGGACGAGAAGCGATCAAGGGGGTGCGCCCCGACCTGCCCGTAGGCGTCAGCCTCGCCGTCATCGACGATCAGGCAGCAGGCAGGAACAGCCTTCGCGACGCCATGCGCGCGAAGCTCTACCGACCCTGGCTGGAAGCTGCCCGGGGCAACGACTTCGTCGGCGTGCAGAATTACGAGCGCACCGTCTGGACCGACAAGGGCAGGCTTCCCGCGCCGGAAGGCGCCGAAACCAACGATGCCGGATCGGAAGTATACCCTGCCTCGCTCGCCGGCGCGGTACGCTATGCCCATGCGGTGAGCGGGGTTCCCGTGGTCGTCACCGAGCACGGCATCAACTCCGCGGACGACACCAAGCGAGCCCGCCTGATCCCGGCGGCGCTGGCCGAACTCAAGCGGGCAATGGAAGACGGCGTGCCCGTTCTGGGCTACATGCACTGGTCGCTCGTCGACAATTTCGAGTGGGTCTTCGGCTACAAGCCCCAGTTCGGATTGCACACGCTGGACCGCACCACGTTCAAGCGCACCGCCAAGCCCAGTGCCGCCGTGCTGGGCGCGATCGCCCGCCGCAACGCGCTCTGATCGGCAGAACGCCGAATGCGGCGGTCAATGCGCCGGCGCTGCAGGTGGAGACGCCCCTTCGATCATGAACCACGGCGTCTGCCCCTGCTCATAGGGCGGCGCCGGATAGAGCCAGCGAAGCGCTTCCTCGGCAGCATGGTGATAGACCGTGGCGTGAGACGCGCTCTTGCTGAAATCGGCATAGCGCACCGTGATTCGCGCGGGCGGCTGCTTGCCGAGATAGGCGCGCATGCGGTCGATACCATCCTGCATCGTTCCGCCCTCGTCCCCCACCGCAAGGTAAAGGCGCTCGCCGGACATACCCTGCCCTGCCGCGGTCCGATCGAGATCGCGCAGCGGACGGCGATCGTCCCACCACAGGCTGGGGCTGACCGCCACATAGTCGCCGAAAAGCGTGGGATCGTTCAGGAGCGTGTCCACCACGAACAGGCCCGCAAGGGACTCTCCCATCAGGGCGCGCCGATCTCCACTGCGAAAGCGCGCCTCCACGAAGGGGATGACCTCATCCCGCAGGAACCGGCGGAAGCGGTCGGCTCCGCCGCTTTCGGGAAAGGCCGAGAGATATCGGGGATCGGTGGGACGCGAAGTCAGTTCGGCACGCCGGTCCTTCGTCTGCACGCCGACGACGATCATCGGCCCATAAGTCCAGCTCAGCGAGGCCAGACTGCCAAGCCCTGCGATATGCACGAAATCCTGATCCAGCCCGCCATCCAGCAGATAGACCACCGGATAACGGTCAGCCGACTTGTCATAGCCCGTCGGCAACCAGACGTTCACTTCGCGCGTGTCGCCAAGAACGGCGGATCGCAGCTCATAGCGCGTGCCGAGTTCGATAGGTTGACCCGAAATCTCCCGCGGCGCCGCATCCTTCGCGCTTGCGATTTGCGGGGCCAGAACGAGCCCTGCGGCGAAAAGCCCCGGGATGACAAGCGAAGTGGCGATGATCTTCATCGCCACGGTCTAGCGAGAGCCGCCTGCCCTGCCAATATGCGCCTGAAGAGTAACGAATAAAAGCGAGCGACGCCGCTGCGTCGCTCGCCCGGATTGGGTCAGATCGGGGACCAGGGCTTGTCGTCGGCTTCCTCGCGCTCGCCTTCCGGACGCTCGGTCACGGTGGCGGCGGGGAGATAGTCGATCACCGCATCGAGCAGCTTCGACATGCCCTTGCCCGTCGCGCCCGAAATCGGGAAGACCTCGTCGGCTCCGGCCTTGAGCAGCTCGCGGGCATAGTCCGCCGCCAGCGCGTCATCGACGAGATCAATCTTGTTGAGCGCCACGAGACGCGGCTTGTCTTCAAGGCCTTCGCCGTAAGCCTCGAGCTCTTCCTCGACGATCCGCATCGCTTCGACCGGGTCGGTGCTGGAGATGTCGATAAGGTGGACCAGCACGCGGCAACGCTCGATATGGCCCAGGAAACGGTCGCCAATGCCGGCACCGTCCGCCGCGCCGGCGATCAGGCCGGGGATGTCGGCCAGCACGAACTCACGGTTCTTGTGCGTGACGACGCCGAGCTGCGGCCGCAGCGTGGTGAAGGCATAATCGCCCACCTTGGCCTTGGTGTTCGAAAGCTTGTTGATGAAAGTCGATTTGCCAGCGTTGGGCATGCCCACCAGACCGACGTCCGCCAGCAGCTTGAGACGCAGCCAGACCCACAGCTCCTGCGGCGGGATGCCCGGCTGGTGCTGGCGCGGCGCGCGGTTGGTGCTGGTCTTGTAGCTGGCGTTGCCACGACCGCCCATGCCGCCTTCGAGCAGGACCACGCGCTGGCCCGCCTCGGTAAGGTCGGCCAGAACCGTCTCGCGGTCGTCGTCATCGATGAGCTGGGTGCCGACCGGGACCTTGACGACAAGGTCCTTGCCAGCCGCGCCGTTGCGGTTCTTGCCCATGCCGTGGCCGCCGCGCGGGGCCTTGAAATGCTGGGTATAGCGGAAGTCGATCAGGGTGTTGAGACCAGCGACGGCCTCGAAGATCACGTCTCCGCCCTTGCCGCCGTTACCGCCGTCAGGGCCGCCATATTCCACGTACTTCTCACGCCGGAAGGAAACGGCACCCGGTCCGCCGCCGCCCGAACGGATGTAGATCTTGGCCTGGTCGAGAAAATGCATGGGTCTTTTTTCCGGCAATCCTGAGAGCTGAAGTGGGCTGGCGGAGGCTCCGCCGGGGCGGCACCGGCTCTCTTCCAGTGCCTGGCGATGCTGGCTGAACCCGCAACGCAGATAAACAAAAAACCCGGCCATGTCTCGGGCCGGGTGATGCCCGGCACCGAGCCGGACACGCATCAATCTAGAATACTGGTGGAGCCGAGGGGGATCGAACCCCTGACCTCGTCATTGCGAACGACGCGCTCTCCCATCTGAGCTACGGCCCCGTTCCAGTATCTTCGCAAAACGTCCAGCGTTCAGCGAGGCGCTCCCATAGCGAAGTGCTCTTTCGCTTGAAAGAGCAAAAATGCCGCAGAACCAATTTTGCAGGACAGGAGCGCCTGCCCCTGCCCTGCCTGTGCCTTGAGCTTTACTGGGCGAAGGCCTGCGCCGCGACCTTGGGCTGCGTGCCCGCCGCCGCCACGGGAGCGGCAGCCCCCGAAGTGGCCGATGCGGCGCCGTAGCGCGACTCCCAGGCCGCGAGATCGGCGCGATACTGGTCGTAGCTGTTGAAGAACTCCTTGAACGGAGCCTCCGCCTTGGCAAGGCCGCTGACGGCGAAACCGTCAAGCTGGCCCGCCGGAACTGCCTGCAGGTCAACCGCAAGCCCCATCGCCGCGTTGCACAGGGCGGGAACGACCGGCGGCAATGCGAAATAGTTATAGACCTGCGTCTGATAGGCTTCACGCTCCCGCACGGATTTCGCGCCGAACCGGGTGCGGAACTCCTTGTCGAGTGCCTTGTTCGTGGCCGTCAGCGACTTGGCATGCTTCTTCAGGAAGTCCTTGTAGCCTGCAAGAATCGGCTCGTACTGCGGGCCAAGGCAGTTCAATGCCGCAACATTGTAGGCCGAACGGAGATTCCACAACGCCTGCGCCTGCGACACGCCGCTGTTCACGGTATGGCGCGAACCATCCACGGCAAGGGCGGGAACCGTCATGTTGGGCGCCGCACCAAGCGGCGGCATCGGGCGCGGCGGGATCACGATAACGGGCGGCGGCGGCGGCGGGGCCACGGCAACCTCTTTCGGGCCGCAGCTGGAAAGCACCGCAACGAGCGAAACCGCCATCAGCGGGAGGCCGCGCAGAAGGCCTCGTTTCTTCAGGTTAACCACCCCGGACACTCCATTTCTCAGAGCGCCATTACTAACTCTTCTTGACTCCAAAGAAAATGCCCGGCGCGACGAATCGCACCGGGCATTTTCGATTTACCTGTCAAAAAGCCGTGGATTAACGGCGATCGCCCAGGAAGGTCAGCAGGAACTGGAACATGTTGATGAAGTCCAGATAGAGGCTGAGCGCGCCCAGAATCACGGCCTTTCCGACGAAGTCGGTGCCGCGAAGCTGGTAGTACTGGTTCTTGAGCATCTGCGTATCATAGGCGGTGAGGCCTGCGAAAATCAGCACGCCGAGCACCGAAATCGCCAGTGCCAGGACGCTTGAACCCACGAAGATGTTCACCAGCATGGCCACCAGAATGCCGACGAGGCCCATGATAAGGAACGTGCCGAAGCCCGACAGGTCCTTCTTGGTGGTGTAACCATACAGGCTGAGGCCAGCGAATGCCGCCGCCGTCGCGAAGAAAGTCGTCGCGATCGAGGTGGACGTGAAGACCAGGAAAATCGTCGACAGCGAGAGACCCATGACGACGCAGAAGCCCCAGTAGAGCATCTGGAGAGTCGAGGTCTTCATGCGGTTAACGCCGAAGTTCATCGCCATCACGAAACCGAGCGGGGCCAACATGATCACCCAGCGCAGCGGCGTCGTCAGCACCTGCATCGCCATTCCGGAGGAGGCGAATAGCAGCGCCACGATGCCCGAGAGCAGCACGCCCGAGGCCATGTAGTTGTAGATGGACAGCATGTGCCGACGCAGGCCAGCGTCGTAAGCGGCCTGACCGGCAGTACGTCCATCGAGGCTCGGAGACGCACCGAAGCCCGTGCGGGGCTGGGGGTCGTTCCAATTCGCCATTTCAAACTCCCTTTCACGGGCTCCTGCGAAATGCGGAACCCGTACGCTCCTGAATATCGGCTCCGGCGCAGGGGATTTCAAGAAAAACCGGCCAAAGGGATTTGTGTCAAAATGTAAAGATCGCCTCCGGATCGGAGTAATGCTGCCGATCCGGTGCGAAATATCAGGACTTGCGGGCTTCCGCCG encodes:
- the obgE gene encoding GTPase ObgE → MHFLDQAKIYIRSGGGGPGAVSFRREKYVEYGGPDGGNGGKGGDVIFEAVAGLNTLIDFRYTQHFKAPRGGHGMGKNRNGAAGKDLVVKVPVGTQLIDDDDRETVLADLTEAGQRVVLLEGGMGGRGNASYKTSTNRAPRQHQPGIPPQELWVWLRLKLLADVGLVGMPNAGKSTFINKLSNTKAKVGDYAFTTLRPQLGVVTHKNREFVLADIPGLIAGAADGAGIGDRFLGHIERCRVLVHLIDISSTDPVEAMRIVEEELEAYGEGLEDKPRLVALNKIDLVDDALAADYARELLKAGADEVFPISGATGKGMSKLLDAVIDYLPAATVTERPEGEREEADDKPWSPI
- a CDS encoding alpha/beta hydrolase, whose translation is MKIIATSLVIPGLFAAGLVLAPQIASAKDAAPREISGQPIELGTRYELRSAVLGDTREVNVWLPTGYDKSADRYPVVYLLDGGLDQDFVHIAGLGSLASLSWTYGPMIVVGVQTKDRRAELTSRPTDPRYLSAFPESGGADRFRRFLRDEVIPFVEARFRSGDRRALMGESLAGLFVVDTLLNDPTLFGDYVAVSPSLWWDDRRPLRDLDRTAAGQGMSGERLYLAVGDEGGTMQDGIDRMRAYLGKQPPARITVRYADFSKSASHATVYHHAAEEALRWLYPAPPYEQGQTPWFMIEGASPPAAPAH
- a CDS encoding Bax inhibitor-1/YccA family protein, which codes for MANWNDPQPRTGFGASPSLDGRTAGQAAYDAGLRRHMLSIYNYMASGVLLSGIVALLFASSGMAMQVLTTPLRWVIMLAPLGFVMAMNFGVNRMKTSTLQMLYWGFCVVMGLSLSTIFLVFTSTSIATTFFATAAAFAGLSLYGYTTKKDLSGFGTFLIMGLVGILVAMLVNIFVGSSVLALAISVLGVLIFAGLTAYDTQMLKNQYYQLRGTDFVGKAVILGALSLYLDFINMFQFLLTFLGDRR
- a CDS encoding family 1 glycosylhydrolase gives rise to the protein MIDRRTMLAAAAAATAASITAPAFSRGARPVDPKFPQGFLWGTATAAYQVEGNNLNSDVWAMEHARPTVYTEPSGDAANSFALWPVDLDLVKGMGLNTYRFSLEWARIEPAKGEFSIAMLDHYKAIIEGCHARGLTPMVTFNHFTTPIWFAAQGGWSNAEAPLLFARYCERAARHLAAIIGYATTLNEPNLSGLLDVVLPGDIGPRLLGADKAMQEAAAREHAVARFLPGNPLYVADPQVVQANLIAGHKAGREAIKGVRPDLPVGVSLAVIDDQAAGRNSLRDAMRAKLYRPWLEAARGNDFVGVQNYERTVWTDKGRLPAPEGAETNDAGSEVYPASLAGAVRYAHAVSGVPVVVTEHGINSADDTKRARLIPAALAELKRAMEDGVPVLGYMHWSLVDNFEWVFGYKPQFGLHTLDRTTFKRTAKPSAAVLGAIARRNAL